One Vallitalea pronyensis genomic region harbors:
- a CDS encoding heparinase II/III domain-containing protein, which yields MYANIEVVLYICYTENMIYDRAVLYTKKLKDYQPYPKASYRHKWEQLDGDLKQYTLDIANKYSGYDYPRLTAAMFMRFGEDGNREAYEKQYFHIRYAINALVLAECIENQGTYLKDIVNGIFAICEETAWHFPAHNTYKRDAKGSLLADYDRPVLALFSCETGALLATIDYVLGEQLDAVCPLIRKRIKSELGRRIIEPYLSEHFWWMGRGDEPMNNWTVWCTQNILLTFFLVEWPEAKRQEAFQKAAKSMDYFLKEYGDDGCCDEGAIYYRKSGLCFFTAVECMNGITGGHFLDVYKETKIYNIAEYIFHVHIHGSYYVNFADCSAVPGPSGIKEYLFGKSTHNQQLMNYAAVDYQEANDRMLEEESNLFYNLQKLFEHDEVMGYRTHPVQPVSEKYYESVGLWIRRKDAYYLAVKAGDNADSHNHNDTGSYILFKDNQPVIVDIGVETYQGKTFSQDRYSIWTMQSDYHNLPTINGQMQLPGEKHCAKNVTINRDENSDYIQMNLTEAYPLEANCKSYMRTIALFNSGYVQIEDKIQAGSEEQHKWITNMILYNKPRIMGNCLHINKDVKIEFIGAIEPIEVEVLPITDERLMQSWDHDLYRVRVHYNSEELLTRIY from the coding sequence ACAGTTGGATGGTGACTTAAAACAATACACACTGGATATTGCGAATAAGTATAGTGGCTATGATTACCCAAGGCTAACAGCTGCCATGTTTATGCGCTTTGGAGAAGACGGGAATCGAGAAGCTTATGAGAAGCAATATTTCCATATTCGTTACGCCATTAATGCTTTGGTATTAGCAGAATGTATCGAAAACCAAGGAACCTATTTAAAAGATATTGTTAATGGGATTTTTGCAATCTGCGAAGAAACCGCATGGCACTTTCCTGCTCATAACACGTATAAGCGTGATGCTAAAGGCTCACTGCTTGCAGATTATGACCGACCCGTTTTAGCTCTTTTCTCATGTGAAACAGGTGCCCTTCTGGCTACCATTGATTATGTGTTAGGCGAACAATTAGATGCTGTTTGCCCATTGATTAGGAAACGCATAAAATCAGAGCTAGGGCGTCGCATAATCGAGCCATATCTATCAGAGCACTTTTGGTGGATGGGCAGAGGTGACGAACCCATGAATAACTGGACAGTCTGGTGTACCCAGAATATTTTATTAACGTTCTTTCTCGTTGAATGGCCAGAAGCGAAGCGACAAGAGGCTTTCCAAAAGGCTGCCAAGAGCATGGATTACTTTCTGAAAGAATATGGGGATGACGGTTGTTGTGATGAAGGTGCTATTTATTATCGTAAATCCGGGTTATGCTTTTTTACAGCCGTTGAATGCATGAACGGTATAACAGGTGGTCATTTCTTAGATGTCTATAAAGAGACTAAGATTTATAATATAGCGGAGTATATTTTTCATGTGCATATTCACGGTTCATACTATGTGAATTTTGCTGATTGTTCTGCGGTACCTGGACCATCGGGTATAAAGGAATACCTTTTTGGTAAGAGTACCCATAATCAGCAGTTAATGAACTATGCAGCAGTGGATTATCAAGAAGCGAATGATCGTATGTTAGAAGAAGAGAGTAATCTTTTCTACAATCTCCAGAAGTTATTTGAACATGATGAAGTGATGGGTTATAGAACACATCCCGTTCAACCAGTCAGTGAGAAGTATTATGAAAGTGTAGGGCTTTGGATTAGAAGAAAAGATGCTTATTATCTGGCTGTCAAAGCAGGGGATAATGCGGATAGTCATAATCATAATGACACGGGGAGTTATATACTGTTTAAAGATAATCAGCCCGTCATTGTGGATATAGGTGTTGAAACATATCAAGGGAAGACATTCTCACAGGATCGGTATAGCATATGGACCATGCAATCCGATTATCATAACCTGCCAACAATAAACGGACAGATGCAGTTGCCAGGAGAAAAACATTGCGCAAAAAACGTGACCATCAACAGGGATGAAAACAGTGATTACATCCAGATGAACCTGACAGAAGCCTATCCATTAGAGGCTAATTGTAAAAGTTATATGAGAACAATAGCATTATTCAATAGTGGCTATGTACAAATAGAAGATAAAATTCAAGCGGGTTCTGAGGAACAGCATAAGTGGATAACCAATATGATTTTGTATAATAAGCCTAGAATTATGGGTAATTGTCTTCATATTAATAAGGATGTTAAGATTGAATTTATTGGTGCCATTGAACCTATAGAAGTTGAAGTTCTACCCATTACGGATGAAAGGTTAATGCAATCATGGGATCATGATCTATATCGTGTGAGAGTCCACTATAATAGCGAAGAATTATTAACAAGAATATATTAA